Genomic segment of Paenibacillus sp. FSL R5-0912:
TACAATGGTTGTAAACCTTTAGAAGGAGTGAGTGCCAAAATGTTTGAGAAACGACCGGTCAACCTTGTACGCAGTCCCCTCCCTGTTCCGCAGGATGGCTTACACTTGCCTGAACCCCCTGCGGTGCTCCGGGAAGGTTATTCCGCAATTGCCGCCTCCCTGCTTCAACTCGCCGGTGAGAAGGGAAGCGGCAGGCGGTATGTTGCTTTTGACGGAACACATGGCGCCCCGTTTCAGGCTGTTCTGCAAAAAGCCGTCGATGCCCTGGAGCAAGGGGGCCATTCGGTGACCCTCATTGGCTCGGGCAGCTATCTCAAGACGAGCGAAGAGCTGCGGACACATTTTGCCGCCAATATTACGGATAACCGCGCCTTTGGTTATTTTACAGAGGGTAGCCTGGAGGACTATTTCCGGGCCGGGGCCAGGGAAGAAGCCGCCCGCAGGCTGGATGAAGCGGCGCCGGGTACGGATCGGGCTTCATTCTGCATTGTTTTTGGCCCGGGGGCTTACTGGCTTGGAGAGGGCCGGTTCGATCTTTCCTATTATCTGGATGTCTCGCGTGAATACCAGCAGGCCGGCCACCGGCAGGAGCTGCTCAATTTCGGACTCAACTGGAACCGGGATGCCGTGGAGAAATATAAAATCGCCCTTTTCGTAGAATGGCCCATTCTGGAAACGTACCGTAAACAAATCTTGGAGCAAATGGACTATTATATTGACCTGAATCAGCCGAAAAATCCGGTCATGACACCAGTGCCGGCCTTGCGCCATATGATTTCGGAGATCGCTAAGTCGCCGCTGCGGGTGAAGCCCTTTTATGCACCGGGAGTATGGGGCGGGCAATTCCTCAAACAACTGGCTGATCTGCCGGAAGAATGGGTGAATTGTGCCTGGAGCTTTGAGCCGATTGCCCCGGAGAATTCAATCCTTTTGGATTATGAAGGCAAGCAGATAGAGATTCCCTTTCTGCTGGTCATGCAGAATGAACATACAACGATCCTGGGGGAACGGCTGACCGGCTTGTTCGGAGATTATTTCCCGATCCGCTTCAACTATCTGGACACGATGGACGGGGACAACTTATCCTGCCAGGTCCACCCCACCCAGGACTATATCCGCAGCCGGTTCAATGAATTCATGGCCCAGCAGGAATCCTATTACATCATGGAGCAGCAGGGAGATTCCGGAGTATATCTGGGACTTACGGAGGCCTGCTCACCGGAGCAGTTCCGCCATGATGTGCTTAAGGCCCAGCAGACGGGTATCCCGCTGCCGCTGACCGATTATGTGAACCGTTACGAATCACGGAAGGGAGATCTGTTCCTGATCCCTCCCGGAACGGTTCATTCCGCTGGAAAAGACAATCTGGTGCTGGAGGTTTCTTCGACCACCTGGTGGTTTACCTTTAAAATCTATGACTTTCTGCGCAAGGACCTGGATGGCAAACCCCGCCCGATCAATATGGACTACGCCTTCGATAATATTGACTTCACCAAGAAGACCGCCTGGGTTGAAGATCAGCTCATGCCCTCACCGGTACTTCTCCACCAGCAGGGTGAGAATGAAGAATATGTCCTGGGCCAACGCGCCGATTTGCTGTTCTATGTTCACCGGCTCCACCTGCGGGACCGGTGGCGCGATCATACACATGGCGAAATGACCATGTATAATCTGGTTGAAGGAGAGGCCGTGCGGATTGTCTCTGCTGCGGACGAAGCGGTGTTTGTTGAACTGCACTACGCCGAATCTTATATTCTCCCGGCTGTGCTTGGCGGATATACGATCATCAATCTGGGCTCAGCCCCCTGCAGACTGATCAAAGCTGGTGTCTCCAAAGCATGGGATGTGAGTTTCCTTGAGCCGTAATATTGTACTTGCGCTGGATGTGGGCGGAACCTTTATTAAGACCTGCGTGCTGGAGGACGGCCTTCCACTGCAAGGCAGTGAAATGGAGTTTCCCGCCCTGGCTGACCGGGACCGGGAAACGATCCTTGACCATTTTATATCTATCTTTCAGGCCCAGTACGACCTGTATCAGCACCAGCGCCGGGACGCGGTAACGGACTGCCTCTATCATATCGGGATGGCCTTTCCCGGCCCCTTCGATTACAGGCAGGGTATTTGCCTTATTCAGGGGCTCGGCAAATTCGAGGCGATTTACGGGCTGAATCTGCTCCATGCCTTCCGTGAACGCTGGCCCGCAGGCAGCTCCGGGAAGGCCGGCCCGCTGCCGGACATGGATATCCGCTTCGAGAATGACGCCCGCCTGTTTGCGCTTGGTGTCAGCGCCGAGTTCCCCCGGGCGCGGTTCATTGCCTTGACGCTCGGAACCGGCCTGGGCTCCGCCTTCATCGACAGCTCCCGGATCATGGAATCCGGACCGGGTATCCCGCCGAACGGCTGGTTGTATGACCAGCCCTATCTTGACGGCAGGGCGGATGACCTGTTCTCCAGGAGAGGCATCCTGAAGCTGGCCCGTGAAGCGGGCATTCTGGAGACGGCTACGGATGTGAAGGAGCTTGCTCATGAAGCCAGGCAGGGGAACGCTTCCGCGCGCGGGGTATTCGCCGAATTCGGAGCCCGGCTCGGAGAGCTGCTCCAGCCTTATGTGGACGGCTACCGTCCTGACTTCATCATGCTGGGCGGGCAAATCTCCAAAAGCCATGACCTGTTCGGCCCTGCCTTGCTGAACCGCTTGCAGAGCTCTTCTTCCCCTGCCTTGACGGTCCGCACGGCAGAGCATGTGCTTGCCTATACCTTCCGCGGCATTGCCCGGATGTTCAGCGAGGTATAGGCGAGGGCTTCGCCATTGCTTCGTCATGTGCTTCGCCGGGCGTTTCGCCATGTGCATTCGCCATGTGCTTTCGCTGTGCGCTTTCGCCATGCCCTTCGTCGTTGCACCCGTCCAGCTCAGGATCACAAGTGGAAAAACGTATCTTAATTTGTCCATTTCCAGGGAATATACGGAAGCAAGTGGATAAACTACATCTGCTATTGTGCGTTTTCGCTGCTTGGGGTGAAATCGGAGAATTTAAGTGCTGTTTATCCAACTACTGCCGCCGCAGGGCTCCATCGTCCATCAGCAAGTGTACAAAATCCAACTATTTCCGGTATCCGTTACAGCGAGAAATAGTTGGATCATGGTGAGGGCGCTAACCTACGGAGAGCCTTCCCTGAACTTGGCCGGAGTGACTCCATGATAATTACGAAAGGTCTGGATAAAGTAGGTCGAGCTTCTGTAGCCCAGCTTCTTATAGATATCGACGATCTTCATATTCGTTGTATTCAGCAGCTCGACAGCTTTGTCCATTCTCACCTGCGTGATGTACCGAATGAGACTCTGGC
This window contains:
- a CDS encoding ROK family protein, with protein sequence MSRNIVLALDVGGTFIKTCVLEDGLPLQGSEMEFPALADRDRETILDHFISIFQAQYDLYQHQRRDAVTDCLYHIGMAFPGPFDYRQGICLIQGLGKFEAIYGLNLLHAFRERWPAGSSGKAGPLPDMDIRFENDARLFALGVSAEFPRARFIALTLGTGLGSAFIDSSRIMESGPGIPPNGWLYDQPYLDGRADDLFSRRGILKLAREAGILETATDVKELAHEARQGNASARGVFAEFGARLGELLQPYVDGYRPDFIMLGGQISKSHDLFGPALLNRLQSSSSPALTVRTAEHVLAYTFRGIARMFSEV
- a CDS encoding class I mannose-6-phosphate isomerase is translated as MFEKRPVNLVRSPLPVPQDGLHLPEPPAVLREGYSAIAASLLQLAGEKGSGRRYVAFDGTHGAPFQAVLQKAVDALEQGGHSVTLIGSGSYLKTSEELRTHFAANITDNRAFGYFTEGSLEDYFRAGAREEAARRLDEAAPGTDRASFCIVFGPGAYWLGEGRFDLSYYLDVSREYQQAGHRQELLNFGLNWNRDAVEKYKIALFVEWPILETYRKQILEQMDYYIDLNQPKNPVMTPVPALRHMISEIAKSPLRVKPFYAPGVWGGQFLKQLADLPEEWVNCAWSFEPIAPENSILLDYEGKQIEIPFLLVMQNEHTTILGERLTGLFGDYFPIRFNYLDTMDGDNLSCQVHPTQDYIRSRFNEFMAQQESYYIMEQQGDSGVYLGLTEACSPEQFRHDVLKAQQTGIPLPLTDYVNRYESRKGDLFLIPPGTVHSAGKDNLVLEVSSTTWWFTFKIYDFLRKDLDGKPRPINMDYAFDNIDFTKKTAWVEDQLMPSPVLLHQQGENEEYVLGQRADLLFYVHRLHLRDRWRDHTHGEMTMYNLVEGEAVRIVSAADEAVFVELHYAESYILPAVLGGYTIINLGSAPCRLIKAGVSKAWDVSFLEP